Proteins encoded within one genomic window of Gambusia affinis linkage group LG09, SWU_Gaff_1.0, whole genome shotgun sequence:
- the ankrd13d gene encoding ankyrin repeat domain-containing protein 13D isoform X3, with product MAQEAFPLHFYVWNNQYIELDRELQKKEQDVERLDPRGRTPLELAVCLGHLESTRVLLRYSADPTHCNAQGWTILQEAVSTGDPELVQLVLQYRDFKRATERLAGIPELLSKLRQARDFYVEMKWEFTSWVPLVSKVCPSDVYRVWKSGSCLRVDTTLLGFEHMTWLKGRRSYIFKGGDNGAVVMEVDHEKQVVYTEPLVLSPRDAPSLLAAMQPSQENTAQRLTSPIVSTHLNTRNISFERNKSGIWGWRSEKTEAVSGYEAKVYSATNVEVVTRSRTEHLSDQDKSRNKGSKTPLQSFLGIAEQHTAHNGSNVSQCASPHNPTAITAEEYFNPEFNLNGRDIGRPVELTSKVQRFKATLWLSETHPLSLAEQVTPIIDLMAISNAHFAKLRDFITLRLPPGFPVKIEIPLFHVLNARVTFSNLCGCDEPVSSVIVHQPENSGELERTQGQLPSDFHCEVDPSVFEPPPDYTTLGPGRSEPMRDEDDNLLQFAIQQSLLDAGTESDQVTIWEALTNSRPGPQSPLNEEDSQLERRTSGMSCNLRKDT from the exons ATGGCTCAGGAGGCCTTTCCCTTGCATTTTTACGTCTGGAACAATCAGTACATAGAGCTGGACCGAGAGCTGCAGAAGAAAGAA CAGGATGTGGAGCGCCTGGATCCACGGGGGCGCACCCCGCTGGAGCTGGCTGTCTGTCTGGGTCACCTGGAGTCCACCCGGGTGCTGCTCAGGTACTCTGCTGACCCGACGCACTGCAACGCGCAGGGCTGGACCA TCTTGCAGGAGGCGGTGAGCACTGGGGACCCAGAGCTGGTGCAGCTGGTGCTTCAGTACAGAGACTTTAAACGAGCTACAGAGAGACTGGCGGGTATCCCAGAGCTGCTCAGCAAACTGAGACAG GCGCGGGACTTTTACGTGGAGATGAAGTGGGAGTTCACCAGCTGGG TACCCTTGGTGTCTAAGGTTTGCCCCAGTGACGTCTACCGGGTTTGGAAAAGCGGCTCGTGCCTCCGTGTTGACACCACCCTACTGGGCTTTGAACACATGACTTGGCTGAAAGGACGGCGCAGCTACATTTTCAAGGGTGGAG ATAACGGAGCCGTGGTGATGGAGGTGGACCACGAGAAGCAGGTGGTGTACACGGAACCGCTCGTGCTGTCCCCTCGTGATGCGCCGTCCCTTCTGGCAGCCATGCAGCCGTCGCAGGAGAACACGGCCCAGAGGCTCACGTCGCCCATCGTCTCTACACACCTCAACACGCGCAACATTTCCTTTGAGCG GAATAAGTCGGGAATCTGGGGCTGGCGTTCTGAGAAGACAGAGGCCGTCAGCGGTTACGAAGCCAAG GTTTACAGTGCCACCAATGTGGAGGTGGTGACCCGCTCGAGGACGGAGCATTTATCAGACCAAGACAAGTCCAGAAACAAAG gctCAAAGACTCCTCTTCAGTCCTTCCTGGGGATTGCAGAGCAGCACACGGCTCACAACGGG AGCAACGTGTCCCAGTGTGCCAGTCCTCACAACCCCACGGCCATCACAGCCGAGGAATACTTCAACCCGGAGTTCAACCTGAACGGCCGGGACATCGGACGCCCCGTCGAGCTCACAAGCAAAGTGCAGAG gTTTAAAGCCACACTTTGGCTGAGTGAGACACACCCTCTGTCCCTGGCTGAGCAGGTGACGCCCATCATCGACCTCATGGCCATCTCAAACGCTCACTTTGCTAAACTGCGGGACTTCATCACCCTGCGGCTCCCACCAGGCTTCCCTGTGAAGATAG AGATTCCTCTGTTTCACGTGTTGAATGCCAGAGTGACGTTCAGTAATCTGTGTGGCTGCGACGAGCCGGTCAGCTCTGTGATCGTTCACCAGCCAGAGAACTCTGGAGAACTAGAGAGAACTCAGG GTCAGCTTCCCTCTGACTTCCATTGCGAGGTGGACCCCTCGGTGTTCGAGCCCCCTCCAGATTACACCACCCTCGGGCCGGGCCGCAGCGAGCCGATGAGGGACGAGGACGACAACCTGCTGCAGTTCGCCATCCAGCAGAGTCTGCTGGACGCCGGCACCGAGAGCGATCAG GTGACCATCTGGGAGGCGCTGACGAACAGCCGCCCGGGGCCGCAGTCTCCGCTGAACGAGGAGGACTCTCAGCTGGAGAG gagaACTTCTGGCATGAGCTGTAATTTAAGGAAAGATACTTAA
- the ankrd13d gene encoding ankyrin repeat domain-containing protein 13D isoform X2, with amino-acid sequence MAQEAFPLHFYVWNNQYIELDRELQKKEQDVERLDPRGRTPLELAVCLGHLESTRVLLRYSADPTHCNAQGWTILQEAVSTGDPELVQLVLQYRDFKRATERLAGIPELLSKLRQARDFYVEMKWEFTSWVPLVSKVCPSDVYRVWKSGSCLRVDTTLLGFEHMTWLKGRRSYIFKGGDNGAVVMEVDHEKQVVYTEPLVLSPRDAPSLLAAMQPSQENTAQRLTSPIVSTHLNTRNISFERNKSGIWGWRSEKTEAVSGYEAKVYSATNVEVVTRSRTEHLSDQDKSRNKGSKTPLQSFLGIAEQHTAHNGSNVSQCASPHNPTAITAEEYFNPEFNLNGRDIGRPVELTSKVQRFKATLWLSETHPLSLAEQVTPIIDLMAISNAHFAKLRDFITLRLPPGFPVKIEIPLFHVLNARVTFSNLCGCDEPVSSVIVHQPENSGELERTQGQLPSDFHCEVDPSVFEPPPDYTTLGPGRSEPMRDEDDNLLQFAIQQSLLDAGTESDQVTIWEALTNSRPGPQSPLNEEDSQLERAIQESLSISLASREGDDTADPSLPPSVSPRDPASNSPLSYSAATNPRLSGPFGVASNFDEQLRLAMELSCREQEEIDRKRKEEEEELERILQLSLTEK; translated from the exons ATGGCTCAGGAGGCCTTTCCCTTGCATTTTTACGTCTGGAACAATCAGTACATAGAGCTGGACCGAGAGCTGCAGAAGAAAGAA CAGGATGTGGAGCGCCTGGATCCACGGGGGCGCACCCCGCTGGAGCTGGCTGTCTGTCTGGGTCACCTGGAGTCCACCCGGGTGCTGCTCAGGTACTCTGCTGACCCGACGCACTGCAACGCGCAGGGCTGGACCA TCTTGCAGGAGGCGGTGAGCACTGGGGACCCAGAGCTGGTGCAGCTGGTGCTTCAGTACAGAGACTTTAAACGAGCTACAGAGAGACTGGCGGGTATCCCAGAGCTGCTCAGCAAACTGAGACAG GCGCGGGACTTTTACGTGGAGATGAAGTGGGAGTTCACCAGCTGGG TACCCTTGGTGTCTAAGGTTTGCCCCAGTGACGTCTACCGGGTTTGGAAAAGCGGCTCGTGCCTCCGTGTTGACACCACCCTACTGGGCTTTGAACACATGACTTGGCTGAAAGGACGGCGCAGCTACATTTTCAAGGGTGGAG ATAACGGAGCCGTGGTGATGGAGGTGGACCACGAGAAGCAGGTGGTGTACACGGAACCGCTCGTGCTGTCCCCTCGTGATGCGCCGTCCCTTCTGGCAGCCATGCAGCCGTCGCAGGAGAACACGGCCCAGAGGCTCACGTCGCCCATCGTCTCTACACACCTCAACACGCGCAACATTTCCTTTGAGCG GAATAAGTCGGGAATCTGGGGCTGGCGTTCTGAGAAGACAGAGGCCGTCAGCGGTTACGAAGCCAAG GTTTACAGTGCCACCAATGTGGAGGTGGTGACCCGCTCGAGGACGGAGCATTTATCAGACCAAGACAAGTCCAGAAACAAAG gctCAAAGACTCCTCTTCAGTCCTTCCTGGGGATTGCAGAGCAGCACACGGCTCACAACGGG AGCAACGTGTCCCAGTGTGCCAGTCCTCACAACCCCACGGCCATCACAGCCGAGGAATACTTCAACCCGGAGTTCAACCTGAACGGCCGGGACATCGGACGCCCCGTCGAGCTCACAAGCAAAGTGCAGAG gTTTAAAGCCACACTTTGGCTGAGTGAGACACACCCTCTGTCCCTGGCTGAGCAGGTGACGCCCATCATCGACCTCATGGCCATCTCAAACGCTCACTTTGCTAAACTGCGGGACTTCATCACCCTGCGGCTCCCACCAGGCTTCCCTGTGAAGATAG AGATTCCTCTGTTTCACGTGTTGAATGCCAGAGTGACGTTCAGTAATCTGTGTGGCTGCGACGAGCCGGTCAGCTCTGTGATCGTTCACCAGCCAGAGAACTCTGGAGAACTAGAGAGAACTCAGG GTCAGCTTCCCTCTGACTTCCATTGCGAGGTGGACCCCTCGGTGTTCGAGCCCCCTCCAGATTACACCACCCTCGGGCCGGGCCGCAGCGAGCCGATGAGGGACGAGGACGACAACCTGCTGCAGTTCGCCATCCAGCAGAGTCTGCTGGACGCCGGCACCGAGAGCGATCAG GTGACCATCTGGGAGGCGCTGACGAACAGCCGCCCGGGGCCGCAGTCTCCGCTGAACGAGGAGGACTCTCAGCTGGAGAG GGCGATCCAGGAGTCGCTCTCCATCTCTCTGGCCAGCAGAGAGGGAGACGACACGGCCGACCCCAGCCTGCCCCCCTCCGTGTCCCCGCGGGACCCCGCCTCCAACTCGCCGCTCTCCTACAGCGCCGCTACCAACCCGAGGCTTTCCGGCCCCTTCGGCGTGGCGTCCAACTTCGACGAGCAGCTGCGGCTCGCCATGGAGCTGTCGTGCAGGGAGCAGGAGGAGATTGACAG GAAGCGtaaggaagaagaggaggagctggagaggatTCTGCAGCTGTCTCTCACAGAGAAGTGA
- the ankrd13d gene encoding ankyrin repeat domain-containing protein 13D isoform X1, with protein sequence MAQEAFPLHFYVWNNQYIELDRELQKKEQDVERLDPRGRTPLELAVCLGHLESTRVLLRYSADPTHCNAQGWTILQEAVSTGDPELVQLVLQYRDFKRATERLAGIPELLSKLRQARDFYVEMKWEFTSWVPLVSKVCPSDVYRVWKSGSCLRVDTTLLGFEHMTWLKGRRSYIFKGGDNGAVVMEVDHEKQVVYTEPLVLSPRDAPSLLAAMQPSQENTAQRLTSPIVSTHLNTRNISFERNKSGIWGWRSEKTEAVSGYEAKVYSATNVEVVTRSRTEHLSDQDKSRNKGSKTPLQSFLGIAEQHTAHNGSNVSQCASPHNPTAITAEEYFNPEFNLNGRDIGRPVELTSKVQRFKATLWLSETHPLSLAEQVTPIIDLMAISNAHFAKLRDFITLRLPPGFPVKIEIPLFHVLNARVTFSNLCGCDEPVSSVIVHQPENSGELERTQGQLPSDFHCEVDPSVFEPPPDYTTLGPGRSEPMRDEDDNLLQFAIQQSLLDAGTESDQVTIWEALTNSRPGPQSPLNEEDSQLERRTSGMSCNLRAIQESLSISLASREGDDTADPSLPPSVSPRDPASNSPLSYSAATNPRLSGPFGVASNFDEQLRLAMELSCREQEEIDRKRKEEEEELERILQLSLTEK encoded by the exons ATGGCTCAGGAGGCCTTTCCCTTGCATTTTTACGTCTGGAACAATCAGTACATAGAGCTGGACCGAGAGCTGCAGAAGAAAGAA CAGGATGTGGAGCGCCTGGATCCACGGGGGCGCACCCCGCTGGAGCTGGCTGTCTGTCTGGGTCACCTGGAGTCCACCCGGGTGCTGCTCAGGTACTCTGCTGACCCGACGCACTGCAACGCGCAGGGCTGGACCA TCTTGCAGGAGGCGGTGAGCACTGGGGACCCAGAGCTGGTGCAGCTGGTGCTTCAGTACAGAGACTTTAAACGAGCTACAGAGAGACTGGCGGGTATCCCAGAGCTGCTCAGCAAACTGAGACAG GCGCGGGACTTTTACGTGGAGATGAAGTGGGAGTTCACCAGCTGGG TACCCTTGGTGTCTAAGGTTTGCCCCAGTGACGTCTACCGGGTTTGGAAAAGCGGCTCGTGCCTCCGTGTTGACACCACCCTACTGGGCTTTGAACACATGACTTGGCTGAAAGGACGGCGCAGCTACATTTTCAAGGGTGGAG ATAACGGAGCCGTGGTGATGGAGGTGGACCACGAGAAGCAGGTGGTGTACACGGAACCGCTCGTGCTGTCCCCTCGTGATGCGCCGTCCCTTCTGGCAGCCATGCAGCCGTCGCAGGAGAACACGGCCCAGAGGCTCACGTCGCCCATCGTCTCTACACACCTCAACACGCGCAACATTTCCTTTGAGCG GAATAAGTCGGGAATCTGGGGCTGGCGTTCTGAGAAGACAGAGGCCGTCAGCGGTTACGAAGCCAAG GTTTACAGTGCCACCAATGTGGAGGTGGTGACCCGCTCGAGGACGGAGCATTTATCAGACCAAGACAAGTCCAGAAACAAAG gctCAAAGACTCCTCTTCAGTCCTTCCTGGGGATTGCAGAGCAGCACACGGCTCACAACGGG AGCAACGTGTCCCAGTGTGCCAGTCCTCACAACCCCACGGCCATCACAGCCGAGGAATACTTCAACCCGGAGTTCAACCTGAACGGCCGGGACATCGGACGCCCCGTCGAGCTCACAAGCAAAGTGCAGAG gTTTAAAGCCACACTTTGGCTGAGTGAGACACACCCTCTGTCCCTGGCTGAGCAGGTGACGCCCATCATCGACCTCATGGCCATCTCAAACGCTCACTTTGCTAAACTGCGGGACTTCATCACCCTGCGGCTCCCACCAGGCTTCCCTGTGAAGATAG AGATTCCTCTGTTTCACGTGTTGAATGCCAGAGTGACGTTCAGTAATCTGTGTGGCTGCGACGAGCCGGTCAGCTCTGTGATCGTTCACCAGCCAGAGAACTCTGGAGAACTAGAGAGAACTCAGG GTCAGCTTCCCTCTGACTTCCATTGCGAGGTGGACCCCTCGGTGTTCGAGCCCCCTCCAGATTACACCACCCTCGGGCCGGGCCGCAGCGAGCCGATGAGGGACGAGGACGACAACCTGCTGCAGTTCGCCATCCAGCAGAGTCTGCTGGACGCCGGCACCGAGAGCGATCAG GTGACCATCTGGGAGGCGCTGACGAACAGCCGCCCGGGGCCGCAGTCTCCGCTGAACGAGGAGGACTCTCAGCTGGAGAG gagaACTTCTGGCATGAGCTGTAATTTAAG GGCGATCCAGGAGTCGCTCTCCATCTCTCTGGCCAGCAGAGAGGGAGACGACACGGCCGACCCCAGCCTGCCCCCCTCCGTGTCCCCGCGGGACCCCGCCTCCAACTCGCCGCTCTCCTACAGCGCCGCTACCAACCCGAGGCTTTCCGGCCCCTTCGGCGTGGCGTCCAACTTCGACGAGCAGCTGCGGCTCGCCATGGAGCTGTCGTGCAGGGAGCAGGAGGAGATTGACAG GAAGCGtaaggaagaagaggaggagctggagaggatTCTGCAGCTGTCTCTCACAGAGAAGTGA